The following proteins are co-located in the Candidatus Nitrotoga sp. AM1P genome:
- the purF gene encoding amidophosphoribosyltransferase: protein MCGILGVVAQTLANQVLYDGLLVLQHRGQDAAGIATIEGNTFHLHKGNGLVRDVFRTRNMRALRGNAGIAHVRYPTAGSAIDHNEAQPFYVNSPFGIVLGHNGNLTNTEQLQQELFLEDRRHVNTNSDSEVLLNVLAHELQANSTMRYRLDIKNIFDAVSGVHRRCHGAYAVVAMIAGYGLLAFRDVYGIRPLVLGSHQTENGTEYLIASESVALDTLGFKFLRDIAPGEAVFVDFDGNLHSQQCAENPTLNPCIFEYVYLARPDSVINGISVYETRLNMGENLADKITREWQQHDIDVVIPIPDSSRPSALQLANRLGISFREGFVKNRYIGRTFIMPGQAMRKKSVRQKLNAISVEFKGKNVLLVDDSIVRGTTSREIVQMARDAGARKVYFASAAPPVRFPNVYGIDMPSRKELIATDRSDEEICREIGADRLVYQDLDDLKAAVRKTNQDIQYFDASCFDGDYITGDVTSEYLDAIEAARENGKVNTDEDVSQLDLDLVANP from the coding sequence ATGTGTGGCATTCTAGGCGTTGTTGCGCAAACATTGGCTAATCAAGTTCTATATGATGGCTTGTTAGTGCTGCAGCATCGCGGGCAGGATGCCGCCGGTATTGCTACTATTGAAGGAAATACCTTTCACTTGCACAAGGGTAATGGCCTGGTACGCGATGTATTCCGTACGCGTAACATGCGAGCGCTGCGAGGCAATGCGGGCATAGCTCATGTGCGCTACCCTACTGCGGGCTCCGCCATTGATCACAATGAAGCACAGCCATTTTATGTCAATTCGCCATTTGGCATTGTGCTTGGGCATAACGGTAATTTGACCAATACCGAGCAATTGCAGCAAGAATTGTTTTTAGAAGACAGGCGTCATGTCAACACCAATTCCGATTCTGAAGTGCTGCTTAATGTGCTTGCGCATGAATTACAAGCTAATTCAACAATGCGCTATCGCCTAGATATTAAGAATATCTTTGACGCCGTATCCGGGGTGCATCGTCGCTGTCATGGTGCTTATGCAGTGGTCGCGATGATTGCGGGTTATGGCTTGTTGGCGTTTCGCGATGTTTATGGTATTCGGCCACTGGTATTGGGTAGTCATCAGACTGAAAATGGCACGGAATATTTGATTGCTTCGGAAAGCGTAGCGTTGGATACGCTCGGCTTCAAGTTTCTCCGTGATATCGCACCAGGTGAAGCAGTGTTTGTTGACTTTGATGGGAATCTTCATAGTCAGCAATGTGCAGAAAATCCAACACTCAATCCATGTATTTTTGAATATGTTTATCTAGCGCGTCCGGATTCGGTGATTAATGGAATTTCCGTATATGAGACACGCTTGAATATGGGTGAAAACCTGGCCGACAAAATTACTCGCGAATGGCAGCAACATGATATTGATGTTGTTATCCCCATTCCTGATTCCAGCCGCCCTAGTGCCTTGCAATTGGCTAATCGTTTAGGTATCTCATTTCGCGAAGGTTTTGTGAAAAATCGTTATATAGGGCGTACCTTCATCATGCCGGGGCAGGCAATGCGGAAAAAATCGGTGCGCCAGAAACTAAATGCAATCAGCGTGGAATTTAAGGGTAAAAATGTCCTGTTGGTAGATGATTCCATCGTACGCGGTACCACGAGCCGTGAAATTGTTCAAATGGCGCGTGATGCCGGAGCGCGCAAGGTGTACTTCGCCTCCGCCGCTCCCCCGGTGCGTTTCCCTAATGTGTATGGCATAGACATGCCGAGCCGCAAAGAGCTGATTGCCACCGACCGCAGTGATGAGGAAATTTGTCGTGAAATCGGTGCAGACAGATTGGTTTATCAGGATCTTGATGACCTCAAAGCGGCAGTACGCAAGACGAACCAGGATATTCAGTACTTCGACGCTTCATGCTTTGATGGTGATTACATCACTGGAGATGTCACATCAGAGTATCTCGATGCAATTGAAGCGGCGCGTGAAAATGGCAAGGTAAATACGGACGAGGATGTCAGCCAGCTTGATCTTGATCTAGTCGCCAACCCGTAA
- a CDS encoding protein adenylyltransferase SelO, whose product MKKLDQLNFDNTFSRLPDIFHSRLNPTPLPNSYLVSFNASAAELINLDVTEVERADFVEYFIGNRLLPGSEPLSMLYAGHQFGYFVPQLGDGRAILLGEIKNSDGEYWDIQLKGAGITPFSREGDGRAVLRSSIREYLCSEAMHGLGIPTSRALCIVGSDAEVYRETIESAAVVTRLSPSHVRFGSFEVFAYRGQHEPIAVLADYVIAKHFPDISDAPDKYLRFLNEVITRTASLLAKWQAVGFAHGVMNTDNMSILGLTFDYGPFGFMETYDPGFICNHSDHGGRYAFDQQPQIGLWNLACLAQALTPIIAVEEAQAALENYEPTYFKYYTELMGKKLGLTNVSKEDASLVTPLLEMMRASQLDYTNLFRSLGLFKFAPDEKNSELRDQFIDRAAFDVWADVYRTRLQSEPGTDKERKIRMDKVNPKYILRNSMAQSAIALAERERDFSEVDRLLALLSRPFDEQPEMEDYAAPAPDWARHVVVSCSS is encoded by the coding sequence ATGAAAAAACTTGACCAATTGAATTTTGATAATACTTTTTCTCGGCTGCCAGATATTTTTCATAGTCGCCTGAATCCTACGCCGTTGCCCAATTCCTATTTGGTTAGTTTTAATGCGAGTGCTGCCGAATTAATTAATCTGGATGTAACCGAAGTTGAGCGCGCGGATTTCGTCGAGTATTTTATCGGCAATCGTTTGTTGCCCGGCAGCGAGCCGTTATCGATGCTCTATGCCGGGCACCAGTTTGGTTACTTTGTGCCGCAACTGGGAGATGGACGCGCAATTTTGCTTGGTGAAATAAAAAACAGCGATGGAGAGTATTGGGATATTCAATTGAAAGGGGCCGGTATCACACCGTTTTCGCGCGAAGGTGATGGGCGTGCCGTGCTGCGATCCAGCATTCGTGAGTATTTGTGTTCAGAAGCAATGCATGGCTTGGGTATTCCTACTTCTCGTGCTTTGTGCATTGTGGGCAGCGATGCAGAGGTGTACCGTGAGACTATCGAAAGCGCCGCTGTGGTTACTCGTTTATCACCGTCGCATGTGCGTTTCGGTTCGTTTGAGGTTTTTGCCTATAGGGGTCAGCACGAGCCGATCGCCGTGCTCGCTGATTATGTTATTGCCAAGCATTTCCCGGATATCAGCGATGCGCCGGACAAGTACTTGCGTTTTTTGAATGAAGTAATTACGCGCACCGCAAGTCTGTTGGCTAAATGGCAGGCTGTCGGTTTTGCACATGGCGTGATGAATACGGACAACATGTCGATCCTAGGACTGACTTTCGATTATGGCCCATTCGGCTTTATGGAAACCTACGACCCGGGTTTTATTTGTAATCACTCCGACCATGGAGGACGCTACGCCTTTGATCAGCAGCCGCAAATCGGCCTGTGGAATCTGGCTTGTCTGGCGCAGGCTTTGACGCCTATTATCGCGGTGGAGGAAGCACAAGCGGCCCTGGAAAATTACGAACCGACATACTTCAAATACTATACTGAATTGATGGGCAAGAAGCTGGGACTAACCAACGTCAGTAAAGAAGATGCTTCTCTCGTTACCCCACTGCTGGAAATGATGCGCGCAAGCCAGCTGGATTACACCAATCTGTTTCGCAGTTTAGGTCTGTTCAAATTCGCGCCGGATGAGAAAAACAGCGAGTTACGTGATCAATTCATCGATCGAGCGGCATTCGACGTATGGGCTGACGTTTATCGTACACGCTTGCAAAGTGAGCCGGGAACGGACAAGGAGCGAAAGATACGCATGGACAAGGTCAACCCTAAATATATTCTGCGTAATTCCATGGCACAAAGTGCGATTGCCCTGGCGGAGCGGGAACGTGATTTTTCGGAAGTAGATCGCTTGCTGGCATTGCTTAGCCGACCCTTCGATGAGCAGCCAGAAATGGAAGATTATGCTGCGCCAGCACCGGATTGGGCGCGTCATGTCGTGGTAAGTTGTTCATCCTGA
- a CDS encoding SPOR domain-containing protein: protein MAKQLMDDEVSLKRRARRRLIGAVALVIVIVVLLPMVLDSEPKLGGQDIELRIPDKDKVGEFMPKMDMPSVSVLAASSPVAAPVSAVPSPPVIKEQVIAASQAIESKLAPLKSEVKSVGDIHIENRQITPHAGFVVQVGAFANADTAHQWQKKLSEQNIKVYTEKIGNKIRVRAGPYATREAADNVYKKLEAQGLKPTVSPAY, encoded by the coding sequence ATGGCAAAGCAACTCATGGATGATGAAGTCAGTCTGAAGCGTCGAGCAAGACGGCGGTTGATTGGCGCAGTAGCCCTTGTCATCGTAATTGTGGTGCTGCTGCCCATGGTGTTGGATAGCGAACCCAAGCTAGGGGGCCAGGATATTGAGCTGCGTATTCCGGACAAAGATAAGGTGGGTGAGTTCATGCCCAAGATGGACATGCCGTCTGTCTCTGTTCTTGCGGCTTCTTCACCGGTTGCTGCTCCTGTTTCAGCTGTGCCCAGTCCGCCTGTCATTAAAGAACAGGTCATCGCGGCATCACAAGCGATTGAAAGTAAGCTTGCTCCACTCAAGTCTGAAGTTAAGTCTGTTGGGGATATTCACATAGAGAACAGGCAGATCACGCCACACGCTGGCTTTGTGGTACAGGTTGGCGCATTTGCCAATGCCGATACCGCGCACCAATGGCAGAAAAAATTGAGTGAACAAAATATTAAGGTTTATACCGAGAAGATAGGTAACAAAATTCGCGTACGTGCCGGCCCTTATGCCACGCGTGAAGCTGCAGACAATGTATATAAAAAGCTGGAGGCGCAAGGGCTGAAACCGACGGTAAGTCCAGCGTATTAG
- a CDS encoding CvpA family protein: MTWFDYTVFIIAVWSVLLGWWRGFVYEVLSLLGWVAAYAVARWQAVNVAALMPAELGIDAIKVTVAFILLFVATLIVSGIVIWLLSKLIKLTGLGWIDGLFGSLFGMLRGMLLVLMLVLLAGLTDLPKKPFWREAKLSKPLESMALASLVWLPDSVARRVHFGLRK, from the coding sequence ATGACCTGGTTTGATTATACTGTTTTTATAATTGCCGTTTGGTCGGTGTTGCTGGGATGGTGGCGAGGTTTTGTGTATGAAGTGTTGTCGCTACTCGGTTGGGTGGCAGCTTACGCGGTGGCACGTTGGCAGGCAGTTAATGTGGCAGCGTTAATGCCGGCAGAGCTGGGGATAGATGCGATCAAGGTTACGGTTGCTTTTATCTTGCTGTTTGTGGCGACCTTGATCGTGAGCGGTATCGTGATATGGTTGTTATCGAAATTAATCAAGTTGACCGGCCTCGGTTGGATAGACGGCCTATTCGGCAGTCTATTTGGCATGTTACGTGGCATGCTGTTAGTGCTGATGTTGGTTCTGCTAGCGGGATTGACTGATTTGCCGAAAAAGCCGTTTTGGCGCGAGGCGAAGTTAAGTAAGCCATTAGAAAGTATGGCCCTAGCTAGCCTGGTCTGGTTGCCAGATAGCGTGGCGCGCCGTGTGCATTTTGGATTAAGAAAATGA
- the folC gene encoding bifunctional tetrahydrofolate synthase/dihydrofolate synthase, producing MSDWLAYLETKHPKAIDLGLERVAKVKQRLGLKPTFPVIVVGGTNGKGSVCAMLESILHAAGYRVGCYTSPHLLDYNERVRIGQRQASDAMLCAAFERVEQARAALPLQNMDASLQGNDELSEISLTYFEFGTLAAMQCFIDQAVEVAILEVGLGGRLDAVNVFDHDCAVVTSIDLDHMEYLGDTREQIAFEKAGIFRARKVAVFGDRNVPITIRTQAQHVGAQLWCLDEQFSFTAGAQQWNYHGVSGTRSALPYPALRGAFQLHNASAALAVLDTLKNKLPVSMAAVRRGLVEVVLPGRFQVVPGRPMLILDVAHNPQAARSLAQNLADLPPCRKTFAVFAMLKDKDMASVARALKGQVDVWLVAGIAAPRGATATELSRVLYAEGVESAVLTFVTVTDALQHACNEAVENDRIIAFGSFYTVAEVMRAQSALRVDLRGDT from the coding sequence TTGAGCGACTGGCTCGCCTATCTTGAGACCAAGCATCCTAAAGCCATTGATCTGGGTCTTGAGCGCGTTGCAAAAGTTAAACAGCGGCTGGGACTCAAGCCAACTTTTCCTGTCATTGTTGTAGGGGGAACTAACGGTAAAGGTTCAGTGTGTGCAATGCTCGAGAGCATACTGCACGCGGCGGGTTATCGCGTTGGCTGCTACACCTCGCCTCATTTGCTGGATTACAACGAACGCGTCCGCATCGGCCAGCGGCAGGCCAGTGATGCGATGCTGTGTGCAGCATTCGAGCGAGTAGAGCAGGCGCGTGCTGCTCTACCCTTGCAAAACATGGATGCCAGCTTGCAGGGCAATGATGAATTATCAGAAATTTCATTAACCTATTTCGAGTTCGGCACGCTGGCTGCGATGCAATGTTTTATTGATCAAGCGGTAGAGGTGGCGATACTGGAAGTTGGCCTGGGTGGACGGCTGGATGCGGTTAATGTGTTCGATCATGATTGTGCGGTAGTTACCAGCATAGACTTGGACCATATGGAGTATCTCGGTGATACACGTGAACAAATTGCATTTGAGAAGGCGGGAATTTTTCGTGCTAGGAAAGTGGCGGTGTTTGGAGATAGGAATGTGCCTATTACGATTCGCACACAGGCGCAGCATGTCGGCGCGCAGCTGTGGTGTCTGGACGAGCAATTCAGTTTCACGGCAGGCGCGCAACAGTGGAATTATCATGGCGTGAGTGGTACTCGCAGCGCCTTGCCCTATCCTGCTTTGCGTGGAGCATTTCAATTGCACAATGCCAGCGCCGCACTGGCGGTGCTGGATACGCTAAAGAATAAATTACCGGTGAGCATGGCAGCGGTGCGACGCGGCTTGGTCGAGGTAGTGCTACCAGGTCGTTTTCAGGTTGTGCCCGGCAGACCGATGCTGATTTTAGATGTGGCGCACAATCCCCAAGCGGCACGCTCGTTGGCGCAAAATTTGGCCGACTTGCCGCCTTGCCGTAAGACTTTCGCCGTGTTCGCCATGCTTAAGGACAAGGATATGGCCAGTGTGGCGCGTGCGCTCAAGGGGCAAGTGGATGTCTGGCTAGTGGCTGGCATAGCCGCGCCGCGCGGTGCAACGGCCACGGAATTGTCCAGAGTGTTATATGCCGAGGGAGTGGAAAGTGCGGTGTTGACGTTTGTCACAGTAACAGATGCGCTACAGCATGCCTGTAATGAGGCCGTTGAAAATGATAGAATTATAGCGTTTGGTTCATTCTATACAGTAGCAGAGGTGATGCGTGCGCAGTCTGCGCTACGCGTTGATTTGCGCGGAGACACATGA
- a CDS encoding DUF2062 domain-containing protein, with the protein MLVPKKYFRKLLPSHETFKQSRWARWFGGWLHHPNLWHLNRHSVSGGVAVGLFTGLIPGPLQMIGATLLAVLFRVNLPVAVVTTLYTNPFTIVPLYALAYQLGVFVTGHHNGQSPVSFSLPEMTWVNWPAVMLDWIVSLGRPLAAGLPLLALSFAIVGYFSVRMLWRALVVWEWRKRSSRRR; encoded by the coding sequence ATGCTCGTGCCGAAAAAATATTTTAGAAAACTCCTGCCCAGCCATGAAACATTCAAACAAAGCCGTTGGGCGCGTTGGTTTGGTGGCTGGCTACATCATCCCAACCTATGGCATCTTAACCGCCATTCAGTGTCGGGCGGCGTAGCCGTCGGGCTGTTTACCGGGCTGATTCCTGGTCCGCTTCAAATGATTGGCGCAACTTTGCTGGCAGTGCTGTTCCGCGTTAATTTGCCGGTGGCTGTGGTCACTACGCTGTACACCAATCCATTTACCATCGTGCCTTTGTATGCGCTGGCATATCAGCTTGGTGTATTTGTTACCGGGCATCATAACGGCCAGTCGCCCGTGAGTTTTTCCCTACCGGAAATGACTTGGGTTAACTGGCCTGCCGTCATGCTGGATTGGATTGTGTCATTGGGCAGACCTCTCGCTGCCGGCTTGCCGCTGTTGGCGTTAAGTTTTGCTATTGTGGGTTATTTTAGTGTGCGCATGTTGTGGCGTGCGCTTGTGGTATGGGAGTGGCGTAAGCGTTCATCACGGCGGCGATGA
- a CDS encoding cation-translocating P-type ATPase — MSQKIPDPTDMSGLSYAEAHRRLQAEGKNELPAARSRNIPAIALEAVREPMFLLLLVAGVIYLLLGDVSDALMLLGFVCMVIGITIYQKLRTERVLEALRDISSPRALVVREGVAQRIAGHEVVCGDILILAEGDRVSADAALISCNDFATDESMLTGESVPVRKIGQPDAFKLHPPGGDNLPFVYSGTLVVQGRGTARVLATGPHTELGKIGKALQVLDDETTPLQKEINRLVRNLAIVGVLLSLLLIIAYGLSRGDWLNGFLAGITLAMSILPEEYPFVLIVFMAMGAWRISRHQVLTRRMPTVETLGSATVLCVDKTGTLTLNQMTVQQLIAGDASFVVTASRTPLPETFHELVEFSILASKTDPFDPMEKAFHRLGEYYLTDTEHLHRDWALVHEYSLSPELLALSHVWRASDRNEYVVATKGAPEAVADLCHLDEHQLSKLSTQVNILAAQGMRVLGVAKASYRGREWPDVQHDFEFEFIGLIGLADPVRPTVAAAVKDCTAAGIRVVMITGDYPATAAAIAQQICLPGGCDNIISGTELNKMDDATLRERIRHNNIFARMVPEQKLRLVNALKANGDIVAMTGDGVNDAPALKAAHIGIAMGGRGTDVAREAAALVLLDDDFASIVRAVRIGRSIFDNLRKAMAYIFAVHIPIAGLSLIPLLLGWPTVFVPVHIVFMEMIINPACSIAFEAEPAEHNVMRRPPRSPREHLFGRQVILLSLLQGTVLLLTTLIVLGYALHHGAAEEEARALTFSTLVIGNIGLILVNRSWQFNIFSSLNNSNSALWWVVGGALSFLLLTLHLPFLRGIFHFAPLTPSQLALSFAAGLCSVLWFELFKLIRRH; from the coding sequence ATGAGCCAGAAAATACCCGATCCAACTGATATGAGTGGCCTGTCGTATGCCGAAGCACATCGGCGACTGCAAGCTGAAGGTAAGAATGAATTGCCCGCAGCCAGGAGTCGCAACATCCCGGCGATTGCACTAGAAGCGGTACGCGAGCCAATGTTCTTGCTGTTATTGGTGGCTGGAGTGATTTATCTGCTGTTGGGCGATGTCAGCGATGCACTGATGTTGCTGGGCTTTGTGTGCATGGTGATAGGGATCACCATTTATCAGAAGCTCAGGACGGAACGTGTGTTGGAGGCATTACGCGACATCAGCAGCCCGCGCGCGCTAGTGGTGCGTGAAGGTGTTGCGCAACGCATCGCCGGGCATGAAGTGGTGTGTGGCGATATTCTGATTCTGGCCGAAGGTGACCGGGTCTCGGCGGACGCGGCACTGATTTCCTGCAATGATTTTGCGACGGATGAATCAATGCTCACAGGCGAATCGGTGCCGGTTCGCAAGATCGGTCAACCTGATGCCTTCAAGCTGCATCCGCCCGGCGGCGATAATTTGCCGTTTGTATATTCCGGCACGCTGGTGGTGCAAGGACGCGGCACCGCGCGTGTGCTGGCGACCGGACCACACACCGAACTTGGCAAGATCGGCAAGGCATTACAGGTCTTGGATGACGAAACCACGCCGTTACAAAAAGAGATCAACAGACTGGTGCGCAACCTCGCCATTGTCGGCGTCCTGTTAAGCTTGCTATTGATAATAGCCTACGGCCTTAGCCGTGGTGATTGGCTTAACGGCTTTCTGGCTGGCATAACGCTGGCGATGTCAATCTTGCCGGAGGAATATCCATTTGTGTTGATCGTGTTCATGGCGATGGGGGCATGGCGCATTTCACGCCATCAGGTATTGACCCGCCGCATGCCCACGGTGGAAACGCTAGGCTCGGCCACTGTGCTGTGTGTGGACAAAACCGGCACACTCACGCTCAATCAAATGACAGTACAGCAATTAATCGCTGGCGATGCATCGTTCGTAGTGACTGCATCGCGCACTCCACTACCCGAGACATTTCATGAGTTGGTCGAGTTCAGTATTTTGGCGAGTAAAACCGATCCCTTTGACCCAATGGAAAAAGCCTTTCACAGGCTCGGCGAATATTATCTGACTGACACAGAACACCTACACCGTGATTGGGCGCTGGTGCATGAATATTCATTGTCGCCGGAGCTGCTCGCACTCTCGCACGTATGGCGGGCAAGCGACCGCAATGAATATGTAGTGGCAACCAAAGGCGCGCCGGAAGCAGTAGCCGATTTGTGTCATCTGGATGAGCATCAATTATCTAAACTCTCTACTCAAGTAAATATACTCGCTGCACAAGGTATGCGCGTATTGGGAGTAGCCAAGGCCAGCTATCGCGGTCGTGAATGGCCAGATGTCCAGCATGATTTCGAGTTCGAATTTATCGGCCTGATCGGGTTGGCTGATCCAGTCCGCCCTACCGTTGCAGCGGCGGTCAAAGACTGCACTGCGGCAGGCATTCGTGTAGTAATGATTACCGGCGATTATCCCGCTACCGCCGCCGCAATTGCCCAACAAATCTGCCTGCCCGGTGGATGCGACAACATTATTAGTGGTACGGAACTTAATAAAATGGATGATGCAACATTGCGCGAACGCATCCGTCACAACAATATTTTCGCGCGCATGGTACCAGAGCAAAAACTGCGACTGGTAAACGCGCTCAAGGCAAACGGCGATATAGTGGCAATGACCGGTGACGGAGTAAACGACGCTCCCGCGTTAAAAGCGGCGCACATCGGCATCGCCATGGGTGGGCGTGGCACCGATGTGGCACGCGAAGCAGCCGCACTGGTATTGCTGGATGATGATTTTGCTTCAATCGTGCGCGCCGTGCGTATCGGGCGCAGTATTTTCGATAACCTGCGCAAAGCGATGGCGTATATTTTTGCGGTACACATACCCATCGCCGGCTTGTCGTTGATTCCATTGTTACTGGGCTGGCCAACGGTATTCGTTCCGGTTCATATCGTGTTTATGGAAATGATCATCAACCCGGCCTGCTCCATCGCCTTCGAAGCGGAACCGGCAGAGCACAATGTCATGCGGCGCCCGCCACGCAGCCCACGGGAGCATCTGTTCGGGAGACAGGTCATCCTGCTTAGCCTGTTGCAGGGTACGGTGCTGTTGCTGACCACACTCATAGTACTGGGCTATGCGCTGCATCATGGCGCAGCGGAAGAAGAAGCCCGCGCACTGACTTTTTCCACACTCGTCATCGGTAATATTGGGCTAATTTTGGTCAACCGTTCCTGGCAATTTAACATTTTCAGTTCGCTCAACAACAGCAATTCTGCCCTGTGGTGGGTGGTGGGCGGTGCACTTTCCTTCCTTCTGCTGACCCTGCATTTACCCTTTTTACGCGGTATATTTCACTTCGCCCCTCTCACCCCCTCTCAACTCGCGCTGAGTTTTGCTGCCGGTCTGTGCAGCGTGCTCTGGTTCGAATTGTTCAAGCTCATTCGGCGGCACTAG